The Plantactinospora sp. KBS50 sequence TCGCCACCGTGACCGCCACCCCGGCGGCCGCCGCCCGCGCCCAGACCGTCGGCAACGGCTGCCAGCCGCGCGGATCCGGATCGTCCCGCCAGTCGACGTGGCAGAGCACCCGGTCGGTGCCGGGCACCCGCACCCGGAACCCGAGCACGCCGTGCGCTCCGGGTGGAGCGCCGGTGCCCAGGCTGACCAGGCTGGTCGGGGTGGTGGAGGGGAAGCCGCTGGTCAGCCACCGGCCGGCGCGGGCCAGCTCGCCCAGCGTCGGCGCGTGCGCCGCGGCCAGCGGAAGCTGGTACCAGCCGAGCCCGTCCACCAGCAGCACCGCGATCCGGCGCACCCCGGCCAACCGGTCGGCCAGCCCCAGCGGGTCGGCGGAGCCGGGCACCCCGAGCGCGGCCAGCACCCCGGGCATCAGGTCGGCCAGGCTCGCCGCGCCGTACCGCGGCGGGAGCACCGCCAGCGGATCCGCCGCCGGTGCGGCCGGGCCGCCCAGGGCCGGTGTCGGGTCCGCCCCGGCGGCCGGGCCGGTCACGGCGTACGGCGGGCGAACAGGTGCAGTTGCGCGGCGATCTCCCGGTACGGCGGGCGGGACGCCACGGCCAGTTCGAGATCGAGCAGCGCCCGCTGATCCCCCTCGGCCACCGCGGCCGGCAGCAGATCGGTGAGCGCCCGCACCCCGTGCACCTCCTCGACGTGCAGCCCCGCGGCGTGCAGCAGCGCGGTGGCGCCGTCCGGGTCGTACCGCCGGCGCAGGGTGTCCCGCGGCCCGGCCCGGCCGTCCGGATCGGCCAGCATCGTCGCGGCGGCGGCGAGCTGCCCGGCGGTGGCCCGGGCCAGCACCGCGGCCGCCCGGCCGGCCACCAGCACGCTGGCGGCGCCCCCCGGCCGCAGCGCCGCGGCCAGCGCGCCGACCACGGCCTCGGGATCGTCCACCACCTCCAGGACGGCGTGGCAGAGCACCAGGTCGACGCTGGCCGGCGCCACCCACCCGCCCAGGTCGTCGCCGTCGCCCTGCACGGCGCGTACCCGGTCCGCGACCCCGGCCTCGGCGGCCCGGCGGGTCAGCGCGGCGAGCGCGTCGGGGCTGGCGTCCACCACCGTCACCCGGTGCCCGGCCTCGGCCAGCGGCACGGCGAACCCGCCGGTCCCGCCGCCCACGTCCAGCACCGCCAGCGTCCGCCCATGCTGCCGGTCGAGTTCCTGGCGCAGTACCGCCCAGATCACCGCGGTCCGGGCCCCGGTGCCGGGCCGGGCGGCGGCGGACCGGGCAGCGGCGGCAGCGACCGCCGGCTGTGTTCGCTCCACCCGGCCGAGCCTAGGGCACCGGTACGCGTCCCGCCCAGCGCGGCCACCTCCGCCGGGGATGTGGCCAGGCTCTCGGTGAACGCGTTTGCCTGCGCCACCGGTCGTCGGCGAGGCTTCACGCCGATGGCCATCCTGCTCCCCGTCACCTTCGGCATCGTGCTGCTCGCCGCGTTCGCCCAGGCGGTCAGCGGATTCGGCTACGCGTTGCTCGCCGTACCGCTGCTCACGCTGGCCAGCGACCCGCGCACCGCCGTGGTGGTGGCCTCGGTGACCGGCGTCGGGCTGACCGTGACCTCCGCCGCCCGGGAACGCGCGCACGCCCGCTGGCGCACCGCGCTGCTGCTCACCTCGGCCGCCGTGCTCGGCATGCCGGTCGGGCTGCTCGTGCTGACCCTCGCCCCGGCCCGGCTGCTGACCGTCCTGATCGCGGTGGTGGTCCTCGGCTGCACGGTGCTGGTCTGGCGGCGGGTCCGGTTCCGCACCGGTCCGGCGGTGGTGGCCGCGGTCGGCGTCTTCTCCGGCGTCCTGGCCACCTCCACCGGGATGAACGGCCCGCCGCTGGTCGCGGCCTTCCAGGCCCTCGGGTACGACCCGCGCACCTTCCGGGCGACGCTGGCCGCCGCCTTCGCCGGCAGCGGCGTGCTCGGGCTGGCCGGGTTCGTGCTGGCCGGGCAGGTCGACGCGGCCACGCTCCGGCTCGCCGCGGCCGGGCTGCCGGCGGTGCTGCTCGGCTGGTGGCTGGGCGACCGGATCTTCGCCCGGGTGAACCTGGTCGTGTTCCGCCGGATCGTGCTGCTCGGCCTGGTGGCCATGTCCGCCGCGGCGCTGGTCCAGGCGCTCACCGGCTGAGCGGCCGCCGGAACCCCGACCGCCGCCGGGTGCGGGTGCGGGTGCGGGTGCGGATCAGCGGAAGTCGCGGGACGGCGGGCTGACCGGCGCGGTGATCCCGTCGAGCCGGTCGGCGGTCAGCGACACCACCCCCGAGGCACGGTCGAGCCGGCCCCGCACCACGAGCGCCGCGCTGGTCCGGGCGACCCGGCGGTACCGCTGCCACAGGCCCGGCGAGCACATGACGTTGAGCATCCCGGTCTCGTCCTCCAGGTTGAGGAACGTCACCCCGCCCGCCGTGGCCGGTCGCTGCCGGTGGGTCACGATGCCGCCGACCCGGATCCGCCGGCCGGGCTCGACCTGGCCCAGCCGGGCGATCGGCACCGCGCCGAGCGCGTCGAGTTGCGGCCGGACGAACTGCGCCGGGTGGCTCTCCGGGGACAGCCCGGTGGCCCACACGTCGGCCACCAGCCGGTCCACGTCGTCCATCCCGGGCAGCGCGGGCGCCCCGGTCCCGCCGGCGGTGCCGGGCAGCCGACCCGCGCCCTCCCGGGCCGCCGCGCCGGCCGCCCACAGCGCCTCCCGGCGGGTCAGCCCGAACCCGGCGAACGCGTCCGCGGTGGCCAGCGCCTCCAGTTGGGCCGCGGTCATCCCCACCCGCCGGGCCAGGTCCGGCATGTTCCGGTACGGGCCGTTCGCCGCCCGTTCGGCCTCGATCCGCTCGGCCAGCCCGTCGCCGAGGGTGCGGACGCTGGACAGCCCGAGCCGCACCGCCGGGCCGCCCAGCCCCCACGCGTGCGGCGGCTCACCCGGCGCGCTGCCCCACCGGGTGTCCGGGGTGGACTCCAGCGTCGCCCCGGCGTTGCTGGCGTTGATGTCCGGCCGGCGCACCCGTACCCCGTGCCGGCGGGCGTCGTCGGTCAGGCTCTGCGGCGAGTAGAAGCCCATCGGCTGGGCCCGCAGCAGCGCGGCCAGGAAGGCCGCCGGGTGGTAGCGCTTGAGCCAGGCGCTGGCATAGACCAGGTACGCGAAGCTCATCGCGTGGCTCTCCGGGAACCCGTAGTTGGCGAACGCGGACAGCTTCAGGTAGACGTCGTCGGCCACCGCGCCGGTGATGCCCCGCGCGGCCATCCCCGCGTACAGCCGGTCCCGGATCCGGGCCATCCGCTCGGTGGAGCGCTTCGCGCCCATCGCCCGGCGGAGCTGGTCGGCGCCGGCCGCGTCGAACCCGGCCAGGTCGATCGCGAGCTGCATGAGCTGTTCCTGGAACAGCGGCACCCCGAGCGTCTTCTCCAGCGCGTTGCGCATCAGCGGATGCGGGTACGTCACCGGCTCCTGCCCGTTCTTGCGCCGGATGTACGGGTGCACCGAGCCGCCCTGGATCGGGCCGGGCCGGATCAGCGCCACCTCCACCACCAGGTCGTAGAACTCCCGGGGCTTGAGCCGGGGCAGCGTGGCCATCTGCGCCCGGCTCTCCACCTGGAACACCCCGACCGAGTCGGCCCGGCAGAGCATCTCGTACACCTCGGGGTCGTCCAGCGACATCGAGCCGATGTCCAGGGTGGATTCGATCATGTCGTACGCGTGGTGCAGCGCGGCGAGCATGCCCAGCCCCAGCAGGTCGAACTTGACCAGCCCGGCACTGGCGCAGTCGTCCTTGTCCCACTGCAGCACGCTGCGGCCCGGCATCCGCCCCCACTCCACCGGACACACCTCGATCACCGGCCGGTCGCAGATCACCATGCCGCCCGAGTGGATGCCCAGGTGCCGGGGGAAGCCCTGCACCTGGTTGGCGTACGCGACGACCTGCTCGGGGATGTCCGCCGTGGCGATCGGGCCCCACTGGTCGATCCCCTTGCTCCAGGCGTCCTGCTGGCCCGGCGAGAAACCGAACGCCTTGGCGATGTCCCGCACCGCCGACCGGGGCCGGTAGGAGATGACGTTCGCCACCTGGGCGGTGTGCTCCCGGCCGTACGTCGCGTAGATGTGCTGGATGACCTCCTCCCGCCGGTCGGACTCGATGTCCACGTCGATGTCCGGCGGCCCGTCCCGCTCCGGGGCGAGGAACCGCTCGAACAGCAGGCCGTGCCGGACGGCGTCCACGTTGGTGATGCGCAGCGCGTAGCAGACCGCGGAGTTGGCCGCCGAACCCCGGCCCTGGCAGTAGATGTCGTTGCGCCGGCAGAACGCGACGATGCCGTACACCACCAGGAAGTAGCCGGGGAAGCCCAGCTCCTCGATCATCCGCAGTTCGTGTTCGAGCTGCTCGTACGCCCGCGGATGGGCCGCGGGCGGCCCGTACCGGTCCAGCGCGCCGCGCATGGTCAGCTCGCGCAGCCAGCTCATCTCGGTGTGCCCGGCCGGCACGTCGTACGCGGGCAGTTCGGGCGCGACCAGGTGCAGGTCGAAGGCGAGTTCCGCACCGAACTCGGCGGCCCGGGCCACCGCGCCCGGGTAGCGGGCGAACCGGGCGGCCAGCTCGGCGCCGCCGCGCAGGTGGGCGGTGGCCGCGGCGGGCAGCCAGCCGTCCATCTCGTCGAGGCTGCGCCGGGCGCGCACCGCCGCGAGCGCGGTGGCCAGCCGGCGCCGGGCCGGGGTGGCGTAGTGCGCGTTGGTGGTGGCCACCGTGGGCAGGCCTGCCGCGGCGGCCAGCCCGGCCAGCGCGTCGTTGCGGTCGCCGTCGGTCGGGTCGCCGTGCTCGGTCAGCTCCACCGCGACCGTCTCGGCGCCGAACAGCGCGGTCAGCCGGTCCAGTTCCCGGGCCGCGGCGTCGACGCCCTCGGTGAGCAGCGCGGCCGGCACGTGGCCCTTGCGGCATCCGGTCAGCACCAGCACGTGATCGCGCAGTTCGGCGGCCACCTCGGCCAGTTCGCCGTAGACCGGACGGCCCTTCTCCCCGCCGCGCAGGTGCGCCCGGGCGATGGTCCGGGCCAGCCGGGCGTACCCGTCGGGACCGTGCGCCAGCACCAGCAGATGCCGCCCGGCCGGGTCGGGCGCACCGGTACCGGCGCGCGGCTGCGCTCCGGGCCGGCCGCCGGCCCCGGGCGGCTCCAGCGACAGTTCCGCGCCGAAGATGGTGGGCAGGCGCAGCGCCCGGGCCGCCTCGGCGAACCGCACCACGCCGTAGAGGCCGTCGTGGTCGGTCACCGCGAGCGCGGTGAGCCCGAGGGCGACCGCCTCCTCGACCAGTTCCTCGGGATGGCTCGCGCCGTCCAGGAAGCTGAAGTTGCTGTGCGCGTGCAGTTCCGCGTACGGCACCGCGTCCTCGGGCGGGGCCAGCCCGGCGGGCGGCAGGTAGCCGCCCCGCCGCCGGGTCCAGGCCGGCCCGTCACCGCCGTCGCCGTCGCCGGCCAGCGGGTCCACCACCCGCAGGTGCCGCCGGAGGGTGTTGCCGCCGAACCAGGCGCCGGTCGGCCGGTCGGCGCCGCCGGCCGGGTCGGCGCCCCGGCCGGCGGCGCCCGCGCCGGGGTTCCCGCCCGCGCCGGGGTTCCCGCCCGCGCCGGGGTTCCCGCCCGCGCCGGGGTTCCCCGCCGACCGGCCGGAGAGCAGACGTTCCAGCTCCGACCAGGGCATGTCCGGGTTGTTGAAGCCCATCAGCGGACACCGGCCCTAGGGCGTTCGGCTCGACCGACACTCATGAAACACGCCCTAGTCATAGATCGCCTCCACGGCCCACCGGCTGGCGGACAGGGAGAGCAGCAACGCGGTGCCGTCGGCCAGGCTGACCTGGAACCGGACCCGCCGGTTGGCCTCGGCGGGCGCCCACCACCGCTCGTCCACCGGCCACGGACCGGCCCAGCCGGTGATCGCCACGGGTTCGCCGGTGCCCACGACCAGAGCGTCGGGCACGGCGGTGAGCCACAGCCGGGCGCTCACCCCCACCGGCCGGCCGGCGCCGTCCAGCACGGTGACGGCCAGTGGCGTCGGCAGCACCACGGCCGGCGCGGGCGGGGGCAGCCGGCCCGGCCACGGCGGCTCGGCCGGCCGGGTCGGGACCCGCTCGTCGCCCCAGGGCACCAACCGGGCCTGGTCCGCCGGGGACCGGCCACCGCCGAGTACGGCGGTGACCACCGCCTCGGGGCCGAGGATGCCCTGCACCCGGTGCAGCGCCCGGTGCGCCCGATCGCGTTCCGCGCCGGTCTCCCCCCACAGTCCCGGCTGCTGGCCGAGGTGTGTGAGCACCCCGTCGGGGACCAGCCGCAGCCGGATGATCCCCGCGGTGGGCCGCGCGACCGGGGCGGACCCGGCGGACCCGGGCCGCCGGTTGGTCCCGGACAGCCAGCCGTCGAGCTGCCAGCGGACCCGGTCGGCGATCGCCCCGGCGGTCAGCAGGCCGTCGTGCCGCCACGTCCGGTGCAGTTCCTGGCCGTGCGCGGTGACCGCCTCGACGCCCAGCCGGGTGCAGGCCAACCCGTGCCGGGTGAGCGTCTCGTGCAGCCGCGCGGCCAGCGTCCGGGCGGCGAAGGCGGCCGCGTCGACCCGGTCCAGCGGCTCGTCGTACGTCTCGGTCACCGTCAGGTCGGCCGGCGGGTGGCGGACGGCCAGCGGCCGGTGGTCCTCCCCCGCGGCCAGCCGGTGCGCCAGCGCGGCGTCGAACCCGAACCGGGCCAGCACGTCCCCGGGCGGCAGGGCCGCGAAGTCGCCGAGGGTACGGATGCCGAGCCGGCGCAGCAGGTCGGTCAGGGCCGGCCGGTTGATCGCCTCGACGGGCAGCCCGGCCAGGAACCGGGCGGTGCCGCCGGGCGGGACGATCCGGCCGGACCGGGCGGCCAGTCCGGCCGCGAACACCCCGTCGGCGATGCCGGCCTGGCTCTCCACCGCGCAGGACTGGGCCACCTGCTCGACGATCCGCTCGGCGGCCCGTTCCTCGCCGCCGAAGTACCGGGCCGGGCCGCGGGCCGCGACCGCGCAGGCGCCCGGCCGGACCGCCTCCACCCCGGCCACGACCTCCTCGACGGCCGCGATCACCGGCTCGAACGCCCGGGTGTCCCGGCCCGGGTCGTAGTCGGCCGTCACCAGCGCCGGGCACCGGCTCTGCGCCTCCCGCTTGCGCAGCCCCCGGCGGATCCCCTCGGTGCGGGCCGCGGGCGAGCAGGCGATCACCCGGTTGGCGTGCAGCACGGCGACCGGTCCGGCGGCCGGGACCCCCTCGACGATCTCCAGCGCGATGACCGGCCAGTCGGGGCACCAGACCAGCAGGGTCCGGGTGGGCGTCATGCCGGCCCCTCCGGCCCGGTTCCCCGGCCGGGCGCGCCGCCGGCCGGGCCACCGGACGTGCCGCCGTCCGGACCACCGGACGTGCCGCCGGCCGGGCCACCGGACGTGCCGTCGGCCGGGCCACCGGACGTGCCGTCGGCCGGGCCACCGGACGTGCCGTCGGCCTCGGGCCGCGGCGCCGGGGACCGCCAGCACCAGGCGGGCCGGCACCAGACCGGCCACGGCCAGACCGGCCAGCGGCCGTCGGGCTCCGCGCAGGCGGCCATGGTGACCCAGTCGGCGGCCGTGGGAAGAGCCGGCCGGGACCGGTCCCGATCGTCCGGTGTGGTCACGACGCCGCGCCCACCAACGTGACGGAGGCCCGGCGGCGGGACGGATCCGGTCGCCCGGCGGGCTGGCCCGCGGCCGGCGGCGTCGTGACGAGTTCCCCCGCGGGCACGGCGGTCGGCCGCCGGCTGCCGGTGTCGGAGCCGTCGCCGGGCAGCCACACGGTGATCTCCCTGGGCCGGGCCGCGGCGCCGCGGCCACGGGCCCGGATCGTCACGGCCCGCCGGCGCAGCCGGCCGTCTCCCCGGCCCAGCCCTTCCCAGGTGCCGTGCAGCACCTGGAGGGTGAGGTCGGCGCCGTCCCACCGGCCGTACGGGACGAGCACGCTGCCGCGCTGCCGGGCGCGGGCGGCCAGCCGGCCGGTCACCGAGGCGCTGACCGCGGCCGGCACGGCGGCCACCACCACATCCACCCCGTCGATCAGCGCGGCCACCACCGTGGCCCACTCCGGACCCGGGTCCGGCACCAGCGCCAGCCGGTCGAGCGCGATGCCGAGGTCCGCGGCCGCGACCAGGCCGAGGGCCGGTACGCCCACGACGGCGCACCACGATCCGTTCCGGGACGCCTCGGCCAGCAGCGACAGCATGAGCGAGGTGCCGCCGCCGGACGGCAACCCGGTCGCGACGGCGCCGGAGGGCGGTGCGGACACCGCGGCGCCGATCTCGACGGCGCCGGTCCCGACGGCGCCGGATTGCGGCGGGCGGGCGGCGGCGCCGGCCGGTGCCCCGGATGCGCCGGACACCCCCGATACGCCGGACACCCCCGATACGCCGGACACCCCGGCCCCGGATGCGCCCGACACCCCGGAGGTGCCGGCGTCGCCGCCGGGCGGGGACGTCGGGGATGTCCGTGCTGGAGCGCCGGCGCGGGCCACCGGCCGGCCGCCGCTCCTGGCCGGTGGCCACGGCGGCCGGCCGGTGGCCACGGCCACCGTGCTCCCCCGTCGTAGCCCTCGACCGGGCAGCAGCCCGGTCAGTTCCGGCAGCACGGGCAGCATCCGGTGCCCGCCCGGCACCGGCTGGCTCGCCGGCCGGACCAGCCCGGCCAGCGCGGCGGAACCGACCACCATCCGGCCCGCCATGGTCTCGCTCCCCCCGTTTCCTGGTCCGTCGTGCGTTTCCTCCCGG is a genomic window containing:
- a CDS encoding sulfite exporter TauE/SafE family protein, which encodes MAILLPVTFGIVLLAAFAQAVSGFGYALLAVPLLTLASDPRTAVVVASVTGVGLTVTSAARERAHARWRTALLLTSAAVLGMPVGLLVLTLAPARLLTVLIAVVVLGCTVLVWRRVRFRTGPAVVAAVGVFSGVLATSTGMNGPPLVAAFQALGYDPRTFRATLAAAFAGSGVLGLAGFVLAGQVDAATLRLAAAGLPAVLLGWWLGDRIFARVNLVVFRRIVLLGLVAMSAAALVQALTG
- a CDS encoding methyltransferase domain-containing protein yields the protein MWAVLRQELDRQHGRTLAVLDVGGGTGGFAVPLAEAGHRVTVVDASPDALAALTRRAAEAGVADRVRAVQGDGDDLGGWVAPASVDLVLCHAVLEVVDDPEAVVGALAAALRPGGAASVLVAGRAAAVLARATAGQLAAAATMLADPDGRAGPRDTLRRRYDPDGATALLHAAGLHVEEVHGVRALTDLLPAAVAEGDQRALLDLELAVASRPPYREIAAQLHLFARRTP
- a CDS encoding error-prone DNA polymerase, whose product is MGFNNPDMPWSELERLLSGRSAGNPGAGGNPGAGGNPGAGGNPGAGAAGRGADPAGGADRPTGAWFGGNTLRRHLRVVDPLAGDGDGGDGPAWTRRRGGYLPPAGLAPPEDAVPYAELHAHSNFSFLDGASHPEELVEEAVALGLTALAVTDHDGLYGVVRFAEAARALRLPTIFGAELSLEPPGAGGRPGAQPRAGTGAPDPAGRHLLVLAHGPDGYARLARTIARAHLRGGEKGRPVYGELAEVAAELRDHVLVLTGCRKGHVPAALLTEGVDAAARELDRLTALFGAETVAVELTEHGDPTDGDRNDALAGLAAAAGLPTVATTNAHYATPARRRLATALAAVRARRSLDEMDGWLPAAATAHLRGGAELAARFARYPGAVARAAEFGAELAFDLHLVAPELPAYDVPAGHTEMSWLRELTMRGALDRYGPPAAHPRAYEQLEHELRMIEELGFPGYFLVVYGIVAFCRRNDIYCQGRGSAANSAVCYALRITNVDAVRHGLLFERFLAPERDGPPDIDVDIESDRREEVIQHIYATYGREHTAQVANVISYRPRSAVRDIAKAFGFSPGQQDAWSKGIDQWGPIATADIPEQVVAYANQVQGFPRHLGIHSGGMVICDRPVIEVCPVEWGRMPGRSVLQWDKDDCASAGLVKFDLLGLGMLAALHHAYDMIESTLDIGSMSLDDPEVYEMLCRADSVGVFQVESRAQMATLPRLKPREFYDLVVEVALIRPGPIQGGSVHPYIRRKNGQEPVTYPHPLMRNALEKTLGVPLFQEQLMQLAIDLAGFDAAGADQLRRAMGAKRSTERMARIRDRLYAGMAARGITGAVADDVYLKLSAFANYGFPESHAMSFAYLVYASAWLKRYHPAAFLAALLRAQPMGFYSPQSLTDDARRHGVRVRRPDINASNAGATLESTPDTRWGSAPGEPPHAWGLGGPAVRLGLSSVRTLGDGLAERIEAERAANGPYRNMPDLARRVGMTAAQLEALATADAFAGFGLTRREALWAAGAAAREGAGRLPGTAGGTGAPALPGMDDVDRLVADVWATGLSPESHPAQFVRPQLDALGAVPIARLGQVEPGRRIRVGGIVTHRQRPATAGGVTFLNLEDETGMLNVMCSPGLWQRYRRVARTSAALVVRGRLDRASGVVSLTADRLDGITAPVSPPSRDFR
- a CDS encoding DNA polymerase Y family protein, with protein sequence MTPTRTLLVWCPDWPVIALEIVEGVPAAGPVAVLHANRVIACSPAARTEGIRRGLRKREAQSRCPALVTADYDPGRDTRAFEPVIAAVEEVVAGVEAVRPGACAVAARGPARYFGGEERAAERIVEQVAQSCAVESQAGIADGVFAAGLAARSGRIVPPGGTARFLAGLPVEAINRPALTDLLRRLGIRTLGDFAALPPGDVLARFGFDAALAHRLAAGEDHRPLAVRHPPADLTVTETYDEPLDRVDAAAFAARTLAARLHETLTRHGLACTRLGVEAVTAHGQELHRTWRHDGLLTAGAIADRVRWQLDGWLSGTNRRPGSAGSAPVARPTAGIIRLRLVPDGVLTHLGQQPGLWGETGAERDRAHRALHRVQGILGPEAVVTAVLGGGRSPADQARLVPWGDERVPTRPAEPPWPGRLPPPAPAVVLPTPLAVTVLDGAGRPVGVSARLWLTAVPDALVVGTGEPVAITGWAGPWPVDERWWAPAEANRRVRFQVSLADGTALLLSLSASRWAVEAIYD